The segment TGCTACATTCAGTATAAGGCTGATACAAGTAAAGACATTTTATGAAGTACTATATCCTCAGATTTGCACTCATTTTATAATTGCGTCACCTCTGTAGTTTTTGAACTTCTTCTTTTCTTCAGTCATTTTCTGAACATATTTATCAGAGACGTCAGTAATGATATGAGTTGGCTACTGAGTAGATACGGGAACAGAACAGTAACATACAGCAACATGGGGCAGTACAGTGCCTCTATGGGTGGAACGTTGTTGTGGATTCTGCTGTGGATATCTAGATCCGGTCAGGGACTCTCAGCTGAACGTGAGTAACGTGTTTCTGGTTGAATTATTTGACGTAAAAGAGTCACCATTTAAAGGGGTAAACTGTCGTTGCTACATCCATTTGGTGACCTTTAAATGAATGATATACACCAGCACAGGAAGTAGTTTGGGGTGGAATGCAGTACATTTTTTCAGCAATGGAGGATGGGTGAGGGGCTGAGAACGTTTTGTCAAGGGGGTTGCATTTTTGTGTGAATTTTTAAGGATATTTTCAATCAGATATTTCAGGGGGTGCTACAGCAGCCTGAGCACTCCTACTTCCTGCAGCTGTGAACACCCAGGATGGGAAACTGGGGGCCCGCCCCTTTTGAAGGCCCTCGGGTCAAAAGAAGAAGTACATTAAAAACAAAGTTTTTttctcagtcggggtctcaacctACTGTTGCAAGTTAGAAGAGGATAATATACGAtgtgacattttttaaatatgtttgtgcatcagcagtttttctatGATGCAGTCACTGATTGTCAGTCAATTAGTCCATGTCAGCTGAACATTTTTTTATTGGTAAGTTAGTCTTGCTGCTAGCTTTCTAAATTTAgtaatcatggtcgaattaccaTCCGGGGGGAacacattgattttgttagtcagtctcactcagatatcatattaaaaactgcacaCATTTCTCCTCAccttatggcaaaatgtgtagaattgcaggaaatgagtcAAACAAAATCAACTTGTAAAATAGTAGAAGATTGACTCCAAAACATGTTTTTTCTCTCCGCTGTCAAGATGGGTTCTGCAGAAATGTTGTCCTCActatgtggtggtgggggggattATGCAAATGTGGTTATGCAGACCTGCAAGGCATTCCCcccccctcatgatgagttcagttTTAGTGGCCCCCACCACCCAccaagttgcccatccctgatatacatccattgattcttgaatatTTGAACTGCataatgagcttagttcaactgttgtaccccatctgTATCCCAAATATAAGTTGTAAACTATATAaatattaaaaacatttttataaatATCTCCAGGCCGACCCCTCAGCTGTTTCCCAAATCAGTAGCAGGTTAACtgctttgttgttgttctatcagcagattgcccctttaaagcaTGAAATACAAGTATGATGAAGCTATTGAGGAGTCatgtgagaaagagagcgagagaaaatgtGAGATTTGAACAGTGAATAATATTAATATAAAGATATTTTGCAGCTTTTTATCCCATCGTTTTGAATATCTTCCCTCCACAGAATTGTCAAAGAAGATATTTTTCCTTGCCGAGACCAATAACAGAGTCACTCTCCAAGTTTCCCCTGCAGTTCCGAAAGGGACAGCGCACCAATGGATGTGGACCTCACATGACGGCAGACACTCAAACACTTCAGTAGCCCAAATCACTTCCTCCATGAGTAGATATCCTTATTGGAACACACAGGCTCCTTTCTCACAAGGAACAGGATATGACCTGTCTATGCAAAAAAAACAGGAAAATGCTGGAGAGTTTGTGTTCATGCAAACCAAACCAGCTTCAGCAGTTCTGGCGAGATTTGAGGTGTTTAGTTTTGTGGTTAAAGGTATATTGATCATGTTCAGTTTCTCAATGTGTAAAATTTGAATCATTTTAAATATCAATGTATATCGCCTCGTCAATATCATAATAAGAGACAAACTTTTGCTGTTGTTATCATTTCATTATTGATTTTCAACCATTTTAGATTTGTAAAAAGTGTAAACCACTGATTTCCACATTTCCCCTCGTTTTATCTTCTTTTAACGAATTGAAGTAAAGTAATATATATCTCCTTGTTGCAGTGACACCAAACTATAATGGTAATGAAGTGTATCTGGGTTCTGATGTGAGTGTGCATTGCGAGGTGTCCCACATACCAGATGGGGCCACACTGCAGTGGGAAAGTCATGGAGATTCCACATCTAACACCACGCTGTTCTACAACAAAACGGCCCATATGATCATCCACACTGTCGATCAGAATTACAAGGGGAGATCTAACTGCATGTTCAGACTGAATGGAGAATTGTTGTTTACAGTTTATACTAAACTGAATGTGCAAACAGGTAAGATTTATTAACATGAATGTAATATATTAATGCATGACTTGACCAAATGTGAAATATTCAGGAAGATGGTCCTCAATAATACAAAGAAAAGAGTGATACAACTGCACCATACAGGCAAACAATATCATCAGCATTTTCCTTTTAACGTTTCTTTTTTCCAGGCACATTTAGTAACCCATTGATACATCTGTTTCGAGAGAGCAGAAACAGCAGTGAGGTGAAGTTGATCTGCAGGTCAAGTTCCCCAAATTCCTCAAACAGCAGAGCCGACTGGACCATGAGCAGATCAACAACATCTGTTACTCTGACTTCATCAGGCAAAGTCAGAAGTGACCGATTCTCATCTCCCTCATTCAACGGATATGATTTCCCACTGCATGTCTCACCGGTGACATTTGAGGATAGTGGAGTTTTCACATGTTTCTTTGAACACCAAAGGTTCAGCTCGGTTAAAATCACAACCATTCGAGGTAACTTTGCTTTTGTCTTTTAACAATGAGAGAGCAGACACTCTGTTCACTTATACTGTTGGTTACTATGACAACCATTCATTTTTCATTTAATAATTTAATCAGCTGTTCAGTACATTGTTACAGTTACTGCTCTTTCAGtcaaagtacagtacagtactttttctgttatttattttagTATCTGAATCTGGAGGGCCCCTTGGTGGCCAGCccgtggtggtgtggtgtgaggtGTCGGAGGTGAGCCCCGACCCTCTGACCCTGGCCTGGATGAGGATGGAGGGGAGCAGGTGGCTGCTGGTCAAACAGGACGTCCTGACAAAGAGTCACCCTAACAGGACGCTCAGTGTGACCCTGCCCAGCCTCCGTAGCGACCAGCTGCACTGGCAGTGTGCTGTGTTCACAGAGGGCATGCTCAGAGCGACAGCCTCCCTGACCCTCACACTCCCCACACAGACAACAATGTCGTCAATGACAGGTAACAACTTGTTATGATAGACTCTCTTCAAATTGATCTAATCTGTTCCAACCTATCTCAAACCAAACACATTTTTCCTCACTGGACCTCTGCTTTCCCCTGGCATAGGCCTAGTGTAACAAAATAAATAGGTTACCATGCTGGAGAGGTTGCCATGTTTAATATAATCTAACAGAAGTCTCTGTTTCACAGGGATGGGCACCGAGACAGTGGTCAG is part of the Oncorhynchus gorbuscha isolate QuinsamMale2020 ecotype Even-year linkage group LG09, OgorEven_v1.0, whole genome shotgun sequence genome and harbors:
- the LOC124042918 gene encoding uncharacterized protein LOC124042918 isoform X1, with product MGQYSASMGGTLLWILLWISRSGQGLSAEQLSKKIFFLAETNNRVTLQVSPAVPKGTAHQWMWTSHDGRHSNTSVAQITSSMSRYPYWNTQAPFSQGTGYDLSMQKKQENAGEFVFMQTKPASAVLARFEVFSFVVKVTPNYNGNEVYLGSDVSVHCEVSHIPDGATLQWESHGDSTSNTTLFYNKTAHMIIHTVDQNYKGRSNCMFRLNGELLFTVYTKLNVQTGTFSNPLIHLFRESRNSSEVKLICRSSSPNSSNSRADWTMSRSTTSVTLTSSGKVRSDRFSSPSFNGYDFPLHVSPVTFEDSGVFTCFFEHQRFSSVKITTIRVSESGGPLGGQPVVVWCEVSEVSPDPLTLAWMRMEGSRWLLVKQDVLTKSHPNRTLSVTLPSLRSDQLHWQCAVFTEGMLRATASLTLTLPTQTTMSSMTGMGTETVVRGVITMAATLGILGLLGLYCRRPNCTQTQRQKEEPAQLEETSV
- the LOC124042918 gene encoding uncharacterized protein LOC124042918 isoform X2; protein product: MSAEHFFIELSKKIFFLAETNNRVTLQVSPAVPKGTAHQWMWTSHDGRHSNTSVAQITSSMSRYPYWNTQAPFSQGTGYDLSMQKKQENAGEFVFMQTKPASAVLARFEVFSFVVKVTPNYNGNEVYLGSDVSVHCEVSHIPDGATLQWESHGDSTSNTTLFYNKTAHMIIHTVDQNYKGRSNCMFRLNGELLFTVYTKLNVQTGTFSNPLIHLFRESRNSSEVKLICRSSSPNSSNSRADWTMSRSTTSVTLTSSGKVRSDRFSSPSFNGYDFPLHVSPVTFEDSGVFTCFFEHQRFSSVKITTIRVSESGGPLGGQPVVVWCEVSEVSPDPLTLAWMRMEGSRWLLVKQDVLTKSHPNRTLSVTLPSLRSDQLHWQCAVFTEGMLRATASLTLTLPTQTTMSSMTGMGTETVVRGVITMAATLGILGLLGLYCRRPNCTQTQRQKEEPAQLEETSV